A window of Lonchura striata isolate bLonStr1 chromosome 2, bLonStr1.mat, whole genome shotgun sequence genomic DNA:
GTAGTTTCCCATAAAGTATCAAGTTGCACTTATTCCTTTTAATCTTAAGGGAACAGTGGATCCACAATACATCTCCAGCTGTAAGGACAGCTTTCTCAAGACACCAGAGATGGCTAAAAAATTGTTAGAAAATATTGGTTAAAAATGTTAACTACAACATAGAAAACCAGGATCATACAACCAAGTCTCTTGAAAGTCACAGCATGGTAATATGGAAATTGCTAGAATAAGATTAGGAATGTTTGTGTTTGTTGTAATACCAGTGTTAAAGACCTCTTGAACTGAACATCATGGGTCAAAGATAAAATCCTCAAACCTCTCAGTTCCAACCTACTCCAATACTAGTATTGAGTGATCCCTCAAAGCTCCTTGGATGTGCTCAGCCTGCTGTTTCACCAGTAAAATTTTAACTGGGGGAGGATGCTATGACCTGCATAAAAGTCAATACTCAGCCTTTGAAATACACATGCTGACATTCAACAGACTGACCTTCACAGCGCAGAGAACTGAGCATGATCAGCCTTGGCATTTTCAAAACTGCTACAGTCAAAGTATTTCCtgaacaaacaacaacaacaacaacaacaataaaccaaaaaaaaaaaaaaaaacccaaaaaacccagaaaaaaaaaagtggccaGGTCTTCAAGTCACTAAGGATGATGGTCAAGAATTGAGACTGTCTCAGTTTAGACTTTAATACTGATtaccatttatttcttttccaggatATGGCTGTTTCCAAAAGGCCTGGTTATGTTTCAAGCACCACAAAAGGCTGTGAGCTTTATATCTCTTAGTTTTTACATATAGCATAGGCAGTACATCAATGAAAACTTCAAGCTTCCTTCTGGGTTGCTTTCATCTCCCTCTTTATAAATCCATCTTCCTGTATGCCTGATTTTCAGTGCAACCTTTAGTACTCCTACATGTTTTTGCATCTGTATTCAAGTACTTCATCAATTAAAACAGCATCATTTCACCTTCATTACCACTTTATGCCCAACTGCACCATCTTTTATCCCTTTGTCTCAGGTATCATCTGCAGAGAACAGCCTACAAGGAGTAGGCCAGAGTAAAGTGTGATGACTCACATTGAAGGAGAGAGGAGATAGCACTCAGTTTTCACCTTGGAAGAGTCAAGGCTCACTCCTATAACAGCAGTatgtcttttttctttgctctgaaTAAGACAAATCCAACAAAAGGAAGTGAGATTAGAGAAGGAACtttcaaaattacattattACAGATCTCAGATGAGATGGTCTCATCTCAGATGAGACCACTTCAAGATGAGTTTCTTGTGTCtcacaaattaaaatttaatccATCTTGCCCAAACTCATTATTAGCACTCATGCTGCAGTATTATGTGATTCTTCATCTCAactacttattttctttttacccTTTTTAGCCTTGGACTGAAACAACATTTAAGTCAAAAGCTGATTTGGAAAATAATTGCAAAACAAGAAAGTAGATGAAGCACAGTCTTCACATATCATAGctttaaaaaagccaaaaagaCCCAGGTACATTTGTATACCAAAGAACTGAAGCTCTGAGAATGTGAAATGAAACTGCTGCAATTGCCTTACAGTTTTAAGTTAAatttaacaaaatacaacagaaCAAGTGTGGCTTCTAGAAAGACTCCAGATGTTAAAACACTTGATAAATTCAGACTCCTACTTTGTTAGATGCACCAAATCTATTGGCCCAGGAACATGAGGCATGACTGTGGTTATAGACTGCTTATAAGAACAAAACTCATCTCTTCCCCATTACTACTGTAGCAAGACCACACAAATCTTTAGTCTCCTGTAACACAAGGAAACATTCCTGCACTTGAGACATtcatttctgctttgaaaatacCCAACACTACAGTTAGCTGTAGTTCAGTGAGCACTATTACTCACAGGTACAATCTTATTAACCTGGGGTTTCAGAATATCTTATGTTCAGCCTGAAACACCCAACAAGCTGGTACTCATAAACTGGGAAGACCTAGCAACACTTGCTCAGGACACTCACCACTTCCTTGTGAAACAAGCAACCAAGAGTTGCCTGTTGTAGGTAGGTGCCACTGGCACAGCTTTGCACTGAGACACTCTTTAAAGAAGCTGACTGCAGGCAGGAGTGAAATTCATAGCCCAACTTTAGGACATACGTCCACAAGCCATGAAATTCAGTGCATGGACAAAATCCATGGATTGAGGGCCCCATCACAAAATGAATGCCACAGACACGAGCATGGGATATCTGGTCACTTCTATCATTATCAGTATATATCAAGACAAATTCACTTAACTGATTAGAAAGTGTTTGAAGCAAGAAACCAAGAACTAGACCGAAACGACAGCACAAGACTATGGTAGACTGAAATGGAATACTCCCCTCCCTAAAGGATGTTTACCTTGACACAAATGAAGCAGTTATCACCACTACCTCCACTTTGGAGAAATACAAGAGTTTGCATTACTACAAAGATCCACCAGCCTGCACAGGGAGGAATTAAGGGAAAAGAAGTCTTACATACATTGAGGGAATACCAAAGCTAAGAGCCTCATGCACACATATTGGCATAATcaggttttaaaattaaataagggGCTAGCTAGACTTAATATGTCTGCTGAATTGCATACTGGTGTCAAGTGTTAAACCTATTCCTGCTTGGAAACTCAAAATGCACTGTACAGATCACTCTCTTAGGAAGCAGTAAGCCCTGGAAGTTTTAAACTCTTGCAGTACAAGCACACCTCAGACTTACCTTACCATTTAGGTGAGTAGATTATAGCTTTCTACATGTTGACCAGTATGACCAATTGATTTTTAAACTACTTTGGACAGGGGTTGTGTTTGAGAGTACAAGGTGGTGTTCTGTTTggatgtttggggtttttttaaagcaataccTAACAAATAACTGACAGTGGGAGACAAAGACTGTGTAGCAGCTCAGGCTAAGTTAGCTAAGagctccctcccttcccaggtGATCACCAGTGCTCTAGTGATATGAGAAGTCATCTCGGACAGGTTTGTTATAACAACATTCCACACTATAAAAATTACTCAGGAGCCATCCAGATTAACTCTACTGTTCCAGTACCTCATAGCTTTTAGCATTGCTCTCTAATGCAGTCTGTTCACCAGTGTATGAAAAGTTCCTAAACTCTGCCAGCCACAATCTTCCAATTCCCTGCAGAACCATCCCCTATTTTGTCTCCATAAAGGGAAGTCTGACTTTTACCTCAACACTGACGACCTTCTACAAACATGTTCAGAGTTCACAGACCAATTGTATGTGGATGTTCTTGGTCTGATATGCTAAACAAATCGGAGAAAATAgcttctgttcatggccagAGGATCTTTTCTCAttgaagaaagaacaaacaggACTACAGCAAATCACCTGTGCTTACAGGGAAGTCAGGTTGTGGCAGTTTAAAAGCTCTGCTTTATCCACTCCAGCCAGCTTATATGTGCTTACAGCTATTTAGTAAAAaacaaatcccacccaaaaaaaaccaaaccaaaccaaaccaaaccaaaccaacaacaacaacaacaaaaaaaaacattcaaaaattCATTCCATTCACTGTTACTGCAGGTATTAACTGAAGTCAGAAGATTCACAGAAGTAGAGTGTAATAAAACGTTTATTAAAAGTGCTTTCAGTTATGTTAAGAGCTATAGTCTAATAcctatttaaaaaaaggcatcttattaaaaaatattagcttAAAAACCATTCTGATCATTGTGATTACAGACAAGTGACCCGCAGTGCTCTATGAAATGTTAGACCACCTTTGTTGATTGGGACACAGTAATCTTCAAGTCCAGGATCCACAGTGTCTAGTGTAGAGGAAGAACTGCTGGGAGCTCCAGAAGAGACACCTGCAGGTACCTGGAATAGAAATGAAGTGACTACAGATATTGGTTTCAGATTTGTCAGCTGAACTATCACCTGATTGTGTAATACATTGGAGAAGAGAAGCATGATCCTGCAACACTGCAGACAAAGCTGTTATCCAATGCATCTGCATACTTATGGATTAATCACTTTTCTGGTCAGAAAAATATTCTCCTCAAGGGGCTGATGGCAGTTTCTGTTTCAGAACTAGAAGCTGACAACTATGAGAGAGCCACAGCAGTCACAGCCCAAGCTGGAAAACCAGAGTCATCCTGTGCTTACAGCTATCCAAGACACTGGCATACTGGTTACTTACTTTGGGTGCTTATACTTCTGCTTAATAGCTTGCAGCTGGCAATGGGATGCATCAAGGCATGCTTTGTGCACATCAGTCAGGCAAGGCGCAATCTCACTTAATGAATATCCAGTAAATGCAGCAAGTGTTTCTGGCTGGTCGGATGAGAAAAAACAGTGTTATTCCATTGTAGCCAGCAGTCATCTAGAAGATGGGTTTCCCACGGAAGCAGAAACTCTTTTCACTACATCAGAGCTCACTCCAGATTCTTTAAGCatgaaaaatattcaattaTATTGTTCCATCAGACTCTAGGTCTTCCTTGGTGCCACAAAGTCTGACAAGCTCCTTCTGCTCTAAGCATATATATCCATTACATCTCTTTTGGATCTTACTCTATACTAAAACTATTCCTCCAACATACAGCTGGAAGGTCTACCAAGGCTTGTGGTAAAGCAGCCACAATTACATAGCAGTATAGTCACTCAAGTAGACAGATTCAGTTCTCCCCTTCCTCCCAGAAAGACCCTCAATTGTATCTGGGGGTGTAGTTTTGGACATTTGTGAGGCCTTTGGTACAGTCCTGATATAAGTGAGCAAGACAGTAACACCCCTTCCGTTTCAGAGAAGAGGCATGATATTTCAGGTTTACTTAACAGTAATTTATCACGTAGGCTCATTAACTCAAGAACAACTGCTCATCCTAGGATTTCAGCCTTCAGAACAATATACTTTGTAGCTGCTACTCCTCCTTCTCAGCCCAGTTCTAACAATAACAAAATACTTGAGCTATTTATTAATGCACAATTGTTGTTCTTACCCAGAAAGATCTGTACACTGTATAGTTTGCTAAACAGTAGGCTGCTGCAGCAATTTGTGAAGGAAGGTACTTCAGAAGAGGATCGACTTGAAGGAGACTCAGCTCTGCAAGATACTGAACAAGAAAATCCAAGCTTTTCAAAAAGAATCAATCTAGTTGGTACAATCAGTCCAATACAGCAAGTATTACAGTTTGGCAATGGTCTCAGTATGATGCACAAAAGCATAAACTATGTATTTAGTGAGAAGAATTAGCATTACAGTCCTGTTGATCTTACAGAAGATCCTTTATCATGTTTCAGTGGGGACAGAAAGACCACATTTTGCCAAAGCCTAACCCATCTACTCTAATCTGAAGTTCTGGTTCATCGGATCTGACTTGATTTTACAGGTAGAGACTCAGAAAAGTGAAGTTTCATAAAACTTACAGACACACTCTCCCCATCTGCTAAGGCTCTTGTTTATATAGGTAGACCCCACCTGGACATAAGGGATAAATGGACAGTTCTAAGAAGCACAATACGGGCTCTGTTGGACTAGAGTCATTGTACAATCCTATACCCTTTGCAGAGAAGCAGGTGGTCAGATGTTTTACTGTAATTTTGCTGTTTCTAAGCATGGTTGCCTACTCCAGGCAACTCCTATGCAGCTACACAGCTATATTCTGTGTCACTGTGGAGCAATACACAGTAGCACCAAATACAGGCCATACTTGCTATACAGGCACTGTTGGAAAAAACACCAGATTTTTACCACTAAATTGCCTGGTCAGTGAATTATCCCTGACCAGACAAGACAGACCAAACCTAGGATTTCCATGAGGCATCTATTCAAAAATCTCTGCACACAAGCCACCACTATGAAACAAGCACTTTTAGGCCTGTTGCAGAGACAGTTTCATGAAATGCAAGTAGTTCTCCTTTTAAAGATCACTTCTTCCCCCTCAGACCCAGAAGGCAGATAGTCCATACCCTTGCAAAGTTCTCTGTCCTCATACAGATTCCACACCTCTGAATATACTGAAGGAGAAACTGGTTGATGGTTGGGGCTGTTAGGTCAAAACCCAGCACTTTGAGAAGCAAGTGTTCCATTCTTAGCAGCTGCTTCTTTGTGTAGGTATCATCTGTTATATAGACAAATTCATCCACATCTGGTGGGTAGATCTCTTCATACTTCCTGAAAAAGGGATATAGAAGCTACATTTGTCAGCTTTGAAGTTATAGTAAAAGAAATCTTTGTGCTATACCCATATCAGGATGAGAACATGACATTACTAAAACTTGTGGAAAGCTCTAATTTTACTTGTTCCTCCAGGCTAGCTAACAATTTAGTTTCAAACTTGGGCAAATATGCTTAGAGGAACTCCGAGTCATCAGTCTAGACAGACATACACTCATGTTGTTAGCTCTTAACAGCAATTTTTCAGTGGGGAACAGTAATACAGCACACTCCAGACAAACACCCATGCACCCCTAAGCTATACTTCTTACTCTGTGTAGTTAGAGCAGTTAAAGGCTAACTGTACATTGCAACTGAGTCCATTACAGCCTTACAGGCTAGCAGTTTAACACTGtaatgctgctgcttctgctcctgtGTTAATGCTTACAAGTTTTCCCCACTACAGTTCTTCACATTCAACagtaaatgtttaattttaatagTACCAAAGGAGCCTATCTTGAGACATCATGAAAAGCAACCTACTAATTCAAATTACACTACAAGACTAAGCCCAAAAATAGGCTTCAGATCACCAAGATTTCAGAAGATGAAACACTTACGCAGCCAGAAGAATTGCTGCTGTTCCTACAAGCTGTAACTTCCCTCGGAGAACAGACATGCAGGAAAGAAACCTGTCCAGGAAGTTCACTGCCAAGTACAAAGTCTCTGTCCGAAGTTTATACTCTTCCCCTACTTCCACCAGCCAGTCTACCAGGATAGCACGCATTCCTGTTGTAATATCTGGCTGCTTCTTCATGTAGAAGGGCTTGGGCCTAAATCTTAGCTGTTTGAAAAGAGTTGAAGAATCAGGATGATCACTCTGAAGAGAACCATGGATGGCTGAGCTGATGAATATTCTTTATACTTACACTAAAAGGAGCAGGAGTTGTCCCACTCTTAATAAATATAAGTACTAACTACAATTGTTGTGCTAGTGGCAATTATTCCCAGCTAGTGGCATCTCTAGAAAGTAGTATTTCTACACTGAAGAGACAGATTGAAACTCTGGTGTTAGCAGGAGAATAGTAAAGCACTTCCTGGACTGTGGACAGCCTTTGCCATCAGTTGAGCCATTCAGAAGGATCTGAAAATGAACCAATCAGATTTTCCCCCTTCTTCCCATCAGGAGACTGCACTTCAGTGCTCTGACACAGGAAGGTAAGAATAAGTACTGCTATAGCCAGAGAGCTATCAGTGAGATCACATCAAACTGCTTTAGCACTTTTTCAGCATTCTTCT
This region includes:
- the CCNA1 gene encoding cyclin-A1; this translates as MHRTGEKSRAGRRESCPAALRSSGGRAVLAVLTENGQQRRPGGQDAAVIKRFSGFGNIIPSSRKDEVPSCMVSAVSKQRFAIYRDDPEDKENYSCQVSEELELSHCELDTSAMTSSIHRLLDLSSGSPMVVDTSFQSQPEDHMEDVVTLAVGEYAEDIHQYLREAELRFRPKPFYMKKQPDITTGMRAILVDWLVEVGEEYKLRTETLYLAVNFLDRFLSCMSVLRGKLQLVGTAAILLAAKYEEIYPPDVDEFVYITDDTYTKKQLLRMEHLLLKVLGFDLTAPTINQFLLQYIQRCGICMRTENFARYLAELSLLQVDPLLKYLPSQIAAAAYCLANYTVYRSFWPETLAAFTGYSLSEIAPCLTDVHKACLDASHCQLQAIKQKYKHPKYLQVSLLELPAVLPLH